A segment of the Acidimicrobiia bacterium genome:
AGGAGGGCGTCGTCATCGGCGACGAGTGCTTCGTCGGCGAGCACGCGGTGATCAACCCGGGCGTCAAGGTCTACCCGTTCAAGACGGTCGAGTCGGGTGCGATCATCAACTCGTCGATCGTGTGGGAGAGCCGCGGCGCGCGCACCCTGTTCGGACGCCGGGGCGTGCGCGGGCTCGCGAACGTCGACATCACCCCCGAGGTCGCGGTGCGCATCGCGATGGCGTACGGGACGTCGCTCCGCAAGGGCGTGACGGTCACGACGAGTCGCGACACGAGCCGGGTCAGCCGCGCGTTGAAGCGGGCGATCATCGGCGGGCTCAACCTCGCCGCGGTGGGCGTCGACGACATCGAGCTCGCGACCGTCCCGCTCACGCGCTTCCAGATCCGCAACGGCCAGTCGCAGGGTGGCATCACCGTACGGCTCGCCCCCGGTGACCCGAACACCGTCGAGATCCGCTTCTTCGATGCCAACGGGCGGGACATCGACGAGGGGACGCAACGGAAGATCGAGCGGCTGCTCTACCGCGAGGACTACCGGCGCGCGTTCGCCGGCGACATCGGCGACATCGTGTTCCCGCCCCGGGCGATCGAGTTCTACAGCGCCGCGATCGAGAACCTCGTCGACGCGCCGCGCGTCCGCGAGAACGGCTACAAGGTCGTCCTCGATTACTCGTTCGGCGCGAGCTCACTCGTGCTGCCGACGGTGCTGTCGCGCTTCGGTGCCGACGTCCTCGCGGTCAACCCGTACGCAAGCACCGCGTCCGCTGCTGCCGCGCTCGACGACCGGCGCGCGCGCATCGGCCGCATCGTCGACCTCGTGCGGGCGTCGGGGAGTCACCTGGGTGTCGTCATCGATCCCGACGGCGAGACCGCGACGTTGATCGACGACGAGGGTCACGTGCTTTCGGCCGACCAGGCTCTGCTCGCGCTCCTCACGCTCGTCGTGGAGGTCACGCCGAACGCGCGCATCGGCCTGCCGGTGTCGGTCTCGTGCGAGGCAGAGCGCATCGCGGAGGCGCACGGCGCCGAGATCGTGTGGACCAAGCTGTCGAACGCGCACATCATGGAGGTGGCGTCGAACGACAGCGTCGACTTCGCGGCGTCGCAGGAGGGCGGGTTCATCTGGCCCGAGTTCCTGCCCGCGTTCGACGCCATCGCGACGTTGGCGAAGACGCTCGACCTCATGGCCGCGACCGGTCACACGTTGTCGTCGATCGTGCGTCGGCTCCCGGCGGTGCACGTCGCGCACGAGGCGGTCGCGACGCCGTGGGACCGCAAGGGCGCCGTCATGCGCGAGGTCGTCGAGCGGGCGAAGGACCGCGAGATGATCCTCGTCGACGGCGTCAAGCTCCTCCATCAGGACGGCTGGGCGCTCGTCCTCCCCGATCCGGAGGAGGCGGTGACGCACGTGTGGGCCGAGGGCCCGTCGGACCACGACGCCCGTCAGCTCGCGCAGGAGTACGCGCGCAGGATCCGTCAAGCGCTGCGCTGACCGGTCAGCGATATCTCTGACGCGCTCGCTGCGGGCCGGGATACCCGGCCCGCGGACGCTCGCCGCTCCAGCCGGCCAACAGCGTCTTGCACGGGAGGTGCCTCTTGCGCGCCTGTGGTTGCGGTCCTCACTGGTTCTGAGCCGCGTTCGCCACGAGGTCGGCGAGGTAGGCCGGGAGCCGGCCGGCGCCGAAGTCGTACAGCCGCGCCCATCGGGGCTCCACCGAGATCCGCGCCATCGCGTCGTAGGTCGCACGAACCTGACGCTCGAACTCGGCGAATCCCTCCTCGCCGAGCTCCTCGGCCAGTCCCTTGCGCGACATCGCGAGGTACTCGTCGGCGACGCCGTCGACGATGTCGAC
Coding sequences within it:
- a CDS encoding sugar phosphate nucleotidyltransferase, whose protein sequence is MKAVILAGGEGTRLRPLTSNQPKPMLPMANRPMMEHIVALLAEHGFDDIVVTVAFLANQIRNHFGDGSDYGVRLRYATEETPLGTAGSVRNAADELDDTFLVIAGDVLTDIDLTEVVKAHQAANAFGTIALKRVDNPLEFGIVITREDGHIERFLEKPTWGQVFSDTINTGIYVLEPGIFDFIPYGEQVDFSGDVFPAVLERELPLLGHVADGYWEDVGTLEAYQRAHHDILDGRVRVEIAGFEMAQGVWLGEDADVDPDARVEGPVVIGDNCRVEAGAHLREYTVLGTDVVVKHDAYLERAVCHDHVYVGPNVRLRGAVVGRSTDLRSHARAEEGVVIGDECFVGEHAVINPGVKVYPFKTVESGAIINSSIVWESRGARTLFGRRGVRGLANVDITPEVAVRIAMAYGTSLRKGVTVTTSRDTSRVSRALKRAIIGGLNLAAVGVDDIELATVPLTRFQIRNGQSQGGITVRLAPGDPNTVEIRFFDANGRDIDEGTQRKIERLLYREDYRRAFAGDIGDIVFPPRAIEFYSAAIENLVDAPRVRENGYKVVLDYSFGASSLVLPTVLSRFGADVLAVNPYASTASAAAALDDRRARIGRIVDLVRASGSHLGVVIDPDGETATLIDDEGHVLSADQALLALLTLVVEVTPNARIGLPVSVSCEAERIAEAHGAEIVWTKLSNAHIMEVASNDSVDFAASQEGGFIWPEFLPAFDAIATLAKTLDLMAATGHTLSSIVRRLPAVHVAHEAVATPWDRKGAVMREVVERAKDREMILVDGVKLLHQDGWALVLPDPEEAVTHVWAEGPSDHDARQLAQEYARRIRQALR